The following coding sequences lie in one Aspergillus puulaauensis MK2 DNA, chromosome 3, nearly complete sequence genomic window:
- a CDS encoding uncharacterized protein (COG:S;~EggNog:ENOG410PWV9;~InterPro:IPR032675) gives MARNPPVEILFLLLDELEYTSDQLPLLQVCRNWNIALCAQVLQRNPRLRPLVQELHCPFLHSREDDESGFYNRALFHELLQSFTDTDNELVAWEKKLDEMDCFAWLAVLLVLLPNLRLLDLEWTWCGVATETTVWAVSRIASKSPQGSLPLQKLQKVSTRASDMNDRFSIKHFIPFLTLPSMQALHLDGCIDIDTPDDRGDVFEIPLELRPGISPIRELSLQESNFDNGLRELIPAFAQLERFEYQHTNIAEVNENHRNYRCHNFRDALLCQKRSLRELRLNDVGVTKSIGIEEFSDEYSDYIQESKAQDWFGSLVEFIVLKELRMPVYNLLGSVDGSEPSISLDKILPPSLETLVLTKVDFTDYSMIEGQLWRLLAARHQQFPSLRKILLQTFQLEVVDYDETRWEEYDREEYDLEIPERARTVFAGVASSCKEQGIVFDFSRYGDHEVVANGEVVREVNEIYSQTRQFHY, from the exons atgGCGAGAAACCCCCCCGTCGAAATCCTCTTCCTACTACTAGATGAACTAGAATACACCTCAGATcagctgccgctgctgcaagTCTGTCGCAACTGGAACATCGCCCTATGCGCCCAGGT TCTGCAGAGGAATCCCCGGTTAAGGCCTCTTGTACAAGAACTCCACTGCCCATTCCTCCATAGCCGCGAGGATGACGAATCGGGTTTCTATAACCGGGCCCTTTTCCACGAGCTTCTACAATCTTTCACGGATACCGACAACGAACTAGTTGCCTGGGAAAAGAAGCTAGATGAGATGGATTGCTTTGCTTGGCTGGCAGTACTCCTGGTTTTACTACCCAATCTACGGCTTCTTGACTTGGAGTGGACCTGGTGTGGCGTGGCTACAGAGACAACTGTTTGGGCCGTCTCAAGGATAGCAAGCAAATCCCCCCAGGGCAGCTTACCATTGCAAAAGCTGCAGAAGGTCTCCACCAGAGCCAGTGACATGAACGATAGATTCTCAATTAAGCACTTTATTCCGTTTCTTACCCTGCCGTCCATGCAAGCCCTTCACCTCGATGGCTGTATCGATATCGATACACCAGACGACAGAGGTGATGTTTTTGAGATTCCCTTAGAGCTCAGGCCTGGAATATCGCCAATACGTGAGCTTTCATTGCAGGAGTCGAACTTCGACAACGGGTTGCGCGAGCTTATACCAGCTTTTGCCCAGCTCGAGCGGTTTGAGTACCAGCATACAAACATCGCTGAAGTAAACGAGAACCATAGAAACTACCGATGTCACAATTTTCGAGATGCGCTATTGTGTCAAAAGAGGAGCCTGCGCGAGCTACGGCTGAATGATGTAGGTGTCACGAAATCTATTGGTATAGAGGAGTTTTCGGATGAATATAGTGATTATATTCAGGAATCAAAAGCACAGGATTGGTTCGGCAGCTTGGTCGAGTTTATAGTTCTGAAGGAGCTGAGGATGCCGGTGTATAATCTACTAGGTTCAGTGGATGGGTCAGAGCCCAGTATATCTCTGGACAAGATTCTGCCCCCGAGCCTGGAGACTCTTGTTCTTACAAAGGTTGATTTCACGGATTACTCAATGATCGAGGGCCAGCTATGGCGCCTGCTGGCTGCCAGGCATCAGCAGTTCCCCAGCCTGCGCAAGATACTCCTACAGACCTTTCAGTTGGAGGTTGTTGATTATGACGAAACGCGTTGGGAAGAGTACGATCGGGAAGAGTATGACCTGGAGATTCCAGAGCGCGCGAGAACAGTCTTTGCTGGTGTTGCGAGCAGCTGTAAAGAGCAGGGCATTGTCTTTGACTTCTCCCGGTATGGGGACCACGAGGTTGTGGCTAATGGGGAGGTCGTGCGAGAAGTGAACGAGATTTACAGCCAGACTCGTCAGTTCCACTACTAA